The Gasterosteus aculeatus chromosome 12, fGasAcu3.hap1.1, whole genome shotgun sequence DNA window CACCTGATTTCCGGTTCGGATGGACTGGACTGTTGTTGATGGATCGATTGGTGATGCCTGCGAGTGGACCGAAATGTGAGCGGAAGAGAGCATCGATCGGTCAGGTGACCGTGAGTCACTGTTGACAGAGGGTTTGGAACAAGTACTCACATTGTAATATACAATAACTAATACACGTCATACGCGTAGAGACTAATAATGATGCTACGGTGTATAAATACTCAGATCAGTTACCGTCATTTTCAATTAATACAACTTCAGAACACGATGGACTACCACAAATGTCTTGTTTCTTCAAAACACCAAAATTTGACCtaacttttaaataaagaataacatATGTAAACAACcaaaaataataacagtaatTAAACTAagaattatttttgtaattataGTTATTGAtacttaatattattatttttacgtATTTCTTTGTTAAATTAATTGTAACAATTACTTAACATAATTTTTTTcatcaaacacatttaattcaaataaagtaaaatattacaGAATAACTTGTTGTTAAGTGAATATGAAAGTATGTCAATATGTGACGTGCTGTTATTCTCTCAGAAACCAGTTCTGCCTCTTTTATtaatgtttcttcttcttgactTGATTACAATGTTGTATTAGATGtaatgatgaaatgaaatgaattgaattgaattaatgatgatcatgatgatgaggatcataGGCAAACCTGATCCTGGTTAACTGGGCCTTTTATTAAAGCAGTTCTGGTTTGACTGGACTGGTTCTATAGATTCTGGTTCTGtgcatttcacaataaaatcttTAGTTTTGCAGCAttatgttaataataaaaaagggcCACTGTGCTTTGTCAGCAACCCGTTGAACCGCAtggcgttgccatggtgacacaTCAGCAGcctaaaacaggaagtgagcgagAGTCGTCGCTGTTGTGGACCGGGACCAAcgagtttttattaaaaagcatttcctgctgatgGACGCTAATCAACGGCTGATTGGTGTAGAGTGCAGCAATGATGTCATCAGCGTGTCACAGTTCAGGGTTCTCCGAGAATCAGCTGATTGATGTTAGCGGAGCAAACGTCGAGCGGCTGATCTAATGTTCTCCAATCAAACGAAGGGATAGAAGATCATTAGTGAGCCAAAACAGGAACGTGGGTCAACGTGGCGCCGGGGTAGAGAGGGCgcgccagctaaatgacctgtaatgcaatGTAACGTGTGATGGGGATGTTTGACATTACAGCTGAAATTAGGTTTGCTGTTGGAGTTCTGGAGAGAACTTAAGAAATGGTTTCACTAGAGGTTTCTAGCGGTCTCAGGAGGTCTAGGGGTTTCTGGTGGTCTCAGGAGGTAAAGAGAGGTCTCTTGGGGTTTCTAGaggtctctctcttctctctaaGCCCTGTCTACGAAAGTCTCTGGTGGTCACTGGAGGTCTCTTGGGCTTTCTAGAGGTCTCAACAGGTCCACGGAGGTCTCTGGTGGTTACTGGATGTCTCTTGGGGTTCCTGGAGGTCTCAGGAGGTCAACGAAGGTCTCCGGTTGTCACTAGAGGGCTCTTGGGGTTTCTAGAGGTCTCCGGAGGTCACTGGAGGTCTCATGGGATTTCTGGACGCCAGGAGCTCAAGGGAGGTCTCTGCAGGTCTGTGCTGAAACCTAAGAAAGGACGTGGTCAAACCAAGCAGGTGTGCTGAGTCCAGTCCTGGTGCTCTCCAAGGGTTCGCCAGGCGGGTCTTCACTCGATGGGGGTGCGGCTCGGTCTCTGGAGGACTGGAGGACCAAATAAAAACCATGCTGGAACTAAAAAGTGAATCATAAACACACAAGTTAAAGAAAATGGATTTGACTAAAGAGaagaaacagatacatgtaaaGGAAACGTCACATGTTCTTGTGAGTTGTTCTGTTTTGGCCATGATAAGAACATTGTAATTACAATCAGATGATGTCATTCACCCCCCTCCAGAAAGTCATGTGACCTCCTCCCGCCTTTAAACCGCCTGTAGTCCCCTCCGGAGAGAGAGCGACCCGAGGAGTCACAGCGACAGGTAGgtgccctctcctcctccctactACGACttgtgtacttgtacttgtctaatattactttaatttaaaacaatgtAATGTATACTTCAACATTTGTTGTCAATAGTTACAACAACATATTTTTATAAGgactaaactaaacaaaaatgATCAATTGACTGTTTAAAAAGAGGATTCTTACAAGTCTATGACTTGTATGTGATAtaagatacatatatatatatatatatatatatatatatatatatatatatatgtgtgtgtatatatttatatttatatatatatatatattagatacaTCTAAAGGTGACATATAAAGAACCAAGCATGAAAATGAGAAATAAGAAGAGAGGAGCCGAGGCAGGTGGGGGTCCAGCGTGGAGGACAGGCTCTCTGTAGTCCAGGTTGGAGGACATGTTCTTTGTAGTCTATGGTGGAGGACAGGCTCTCTGTAGTCCAGGTTGGAGGACATGTTCTTTGTAGTCTATGGTGGAGGACAGGCTCTCTGTAGTCCAGGTTGGAGGACATGTTCTTTGTAGTCTATGGTGGAGGACAGGCTCTCTGTAGTCCAGAGAGTCCAGGTTGGAGGACAGGCTCTCTATAGTCCAGGGTGGAGGACAGGCTTTCTGTAGTCCAGGGTGGAGGACATGTTCTTTGTAGTCTATGGTGGAGGACAGGCTCTCTGTAGTCCAGAGAGTCCAGGTTGGAGGACAGGCTCTCTATAGTCCAGGGTGGAGGACAGGCTTTCTGTAGTCCAGTTTGGAGGACAGGTTCTCTGTAGGCTATGGTGGAGGACAGGTTCTCTGTAGTCCAGTTTGGAGGACAGGTTCTCTGTAGGCTATGGTGGAGGACAGGTTCTCTGTAGTCCAGTTTGGAGgacaggctctctgtggtccaagGTGGAGGACAGGTTCTCGTAGGGTGGAGGACAGGTTCTCGTAGGGTGGAGGACAGGTTCTATCTGAAGGAAGCGTTTTATGTTTCAGCCAAACAAGAAGGAGCAGCGGATGAATTCACTCAATCTGATCCACAACATAAAGATCATTTATGTCAAATCATGTCTGACGTCACTTCACACGCTGAACAACTGAACTCTAATCCAGCTTCCTTCTCTCAGAAGCCGTCCGAGGAGAAGCTGAGGATTGTGGGAGTTGCAGacggtcttcttcttcttcttcttcttcttcttcttctcgtcctcctGTGGGACGGCAGGATGTTTGGCTCTGTGCTGCTCTGCTGTCTGTCCTTCAGTCTGCGTCTCTCGTCCTCATTGGTTCATGGAAACATCCAGATGGACGACGCGCCCTACCTGTCTGACAACGGTGGGTAACAACCGGCCAATCAGAGGGCTCGCCTGCCACCTGTCACCTGTCACCTGACAGGCCGAAAGAATGTGTCACAACCATTAATGTGATCTTCATGTCATGTTTAAATACGTCTTTGTTCTGCTTGTTTTGACAAACAAAGTTATTTTATGAAAACCATCAGCTTCAAAAGTGTCCCGCCAAAATAAGAAGACTTGGTTGTTTATTAACTGCATCACAAATAAGGTGAAACaagaagaaacagaaaacaactgTATTATGTGCATAGAGGGGGATTATGGACAGATTTGTCAAAAGGTTATTTATTCATCCAAGTATTCCTCGatgtggtatatatatatatatatatatatatatatatatatatatacatatatatatatatatacacatatatacatatatatatagatatatatgtgaTTTTAGATCTCCTTGTTTATACCGTAACACTTTGACTGACTTCACTCTGTGTGACGtcatgtcattattattattctgatgTCTGATCATCTGTGATCTGGTTCTTTGGTGTCATCTGACTCTTTGCCCAGCAGAGAGAAGCCACGCCCCCAGCCCCGTGCACGACCCCGCCCTCTTAGCCCTGGACCCAATGGAGGATCGCTTCCTGATGGACTCAGTGTCCTACGAcgaggtgggcggggcttatttAAAGATACTCTGCACAAAACTTGTGGCTCCAAACCTCTCCGGCATCGCGTCATGAGCGGTGCGTTCATTTGTCTCCTGTTTCTGAgcgtccacttcctgtcccccAGGACTCCTCGGCcgccctgcagctgcagggtcGGGCCATGCGCTCGCCGCGGCGCTGCATCCCCCACCAGCAGTCATGTCTGGGTTACCCGCTGCCCTGCTGCGACCCCTGTGACACCTGCTACTGCCGCTTCTTCAACGCCATCTGCTACTGCCGCCGGGTCGGACACGCCTGCCCCCCCCGGCGCACCTGAGACGCACAAACGCGCCTTCGCTTACTTGTTGCATATTATTGTTGCTTTTTGTGTAGTAAACGACTGCTGAGGAAACAATATATTTGTCGTGTCAATTTAATGGGTTTTGTGTCAGACTAAACGCCAGCgtgattaatgactgattaatTAATGGTGATTAATGACCACAATGAAGAGTCTTGACATGAACAAATGAGAAGAACCGATTTAGAGACTGTGTTTTATTGACGGTCACGTCCACAAGGTGCTCAGTTGGCAGCGATGGTCTGATCCATCCAGGCGCGGAGCTCGGTGACGCGGGCGTACACGCCGGGGATTGTGGGAGTGCATGTTCCGCTGCCCCAGGACACAATGCCGACCAGGGTCCAGGCTCCGGCCTTCTGGCAGACCAGAGGACCACCGGAGTCACCCTGAAAGAAAGGAAGCGATGAGTACCTCAACATAGGCAACGCCCTCGGGATGAACCCTGATACGTGCACGCGCATGCCCCGCCCACCATGCAGGAGGAGGCCCCGGAGGCTCCGGCGCAGATCATCAGGTTGGTGATCTTGTTGCCCCAGAAGCGGCGGCACTCATCGTTGGTGAGCAGGGGGAGGGCGGCCTGTTGCAGCAGGGCGGGGGTGTCAGCAGCTGCAACGCACAAACAACCATCAATGTAACGTCCGTCCTGGCGAGGTCGGCGCCGCAGATGGCTGCACCAGCCGGCGCAGGTGGACTCACCGTTGTGGCGGGTCAGCCCCCAGCCGCTGGTCACGCACCTCGTGCCCCCGGGGAAGTTGTCGGCGGTCTCGGCCACGCACACGGGGGAGGTACGCATGTTGATCTGGGCGGGGCTGGCCAGCTTGACCAGCAGGATGTCGTTGTTGATGGTGAAGCCGTTGTAGCCCGGGTGCTTGAACACCTGACGGGAAACGACATGGTTACGACCCCACAGGTGGACGCGAGACCGAGCGCCGGCGTCGCCCGTCACCCACCTTGCCGACGTTCATGACCTGGATTCCCTCGGCGTTGGACGAGCGGTCGTGTTCTCCGAGGATCACGCGGTGGGACGTCCTGCGGGGGGAAGCGCCGACTTGTCAAGCGGCCATTTTTGTAAGTGAaaaatggatgaatgaataacCGACCCTGGCGCCCAGAGGGAGGCACTGACCTCACGTTGCAATGAGCGGCGGTCACCACCCACTCCGCATTGATCAGGGAGCCGCCGCAGAAATGGAAGCCGGTGTAATCCTGAAACCACGACCAGATGCTTATCATcaacctgtgagtgtgtgtgtgcgtgtgagtgt harbors:
- the agrp gene encoding agouti-related protein, producing MFGSVLLCCLSFSLRLSSSLVHGNIQMDDAPYLSDNERSHAPSPVHDPALLALDPMEDRFLMDSVSYDEDSSAALQLQGRAMRSPRRCIPHQQSCLGYPLPCCDPCDTCYCRFFNAICYCRRVGHACPPRRT